GGCTAGCCATTGCCTTAGCATTAACGGTATTATCAAGTAGATAAGAAATGGGCAGGACTAGGTCTTTGCCTATTTTTATTTTGAATGATGTTTACTAAAGTTATCACTCAAAAAATTATAAAAATCTAGAAAGAGAACATGAAAGATAAAATTAAAGAATATTTGCAAGAGAAGGGGCGAGTGACGGTAAATGATCTAGCTCAGGCTCTCGGAAAGGATGGGTCCAAGGATTTCCGTGAGTTGATTAAAACCCTGTCTCTGATGGAAAGAAAGCACCAGATTCGTTTTGAAGATGATGGTAGTTTATGTCTGGACCAAAAGAAGAAACATGAAATTACCCTCAAAGGGATTTTTCATGCCCATAAAAACGGCTTTGGCTTTGTCAGTCTAGAAGGCGAAGAGGACGATCTTTTTGTAGGAAAAAACGATGTCAACTATGCCATTGATGGTGATACCGTTGAGGTGGTCATCAAGAAAGTTGCTGACCGCAACAAGGGAACAGCTGCCGAAGCCAGAATCATTGATATATTAGAGCATAGTCTGACTACAGTTGTCGGGCAAATCGTTCTGGATCAGGAAAAGCCCAAGTATGCGGGCTACATCCGTTCAAAGAATCAGAAAATCAGCCAACCGATCTATGTGAAGAAACCAGCTATCAAGTTGGAAGGGACAGAGGTTCTCAAGGTCTTTATCGATAAATACCCAAGTAAGAAACATGATTTCTTTGTTGCTAGTGTCCTTGATGTGGTGGGGCACTCGACTGATGCTGGGATTGACGTTCTTGAAGTCTTGGAATCCATGGATATTGTTTCAGAATTTCCAGAAGCTGTTCTCAAGGAGGCAGAAAGTGTACCAGAAGCTCCGTCTCAAAAGGATATGGAAGGTCGTCTGGACCTGAGAGATGAGCTTACCTTTACCATTGACGGTGCGGATGCCAAGGACTTGGACGACGCAGTACACATCAAGCCTTTAAAGAATGGCAATATCGAACTCGGAGTTCACATCGCAGATGTTTCCTACTATGTGACCGAGGGTTCTGCCCTTGACAAGGAAGCCCTTAACCGCGCGACTTCTGTCTATGTGACAGACCGAGTGGTTCCAATGCTTCCAGAGCGTTTGTCAAATGGCATCTGCTCTCTCAATCCTCAAGTCGATCGCTTGACCCAGTCTGCTATTATGGAAATTGATAAACATGGTCGTGTGGTTAATTACACCATTACCCAAACAGTTATCAAGACGAGCTTCCGTATGACCTATATCGCTGTTAATGATATCCTAGCTGGCGATGAGGAAAAGAGACGAGAGTTTAAGAAAATTGTTCCAAGTATCGAGCTCATGGCCAAGCTTCATGAAAGGCTAGGAAGCATGCGTGAGAAGCGTGGTGCCCTCAATTTTGATACTAATGAAGCTAAGATTCTAGTGGATAAAAAAGGCAAGCCTGTGGATATCGTTCTTCGTCAGCGTGGTGTTGCCGAGCGGATGATTGAGTCCTTCATGTTGATTGCTAATGAAACGGTTGCCGAGCACTTTAGCAAGCTGGATCTACCTTTCATTTATCGAATCCACGAGGAGCCCAAGGCTGAAAAAGTTCAGAAGTTTATTGATTATGCTTCAAGCTTTGGTTTGCGGATTTATGGGACTGCCAGTGAAATTAGCCAGGAGGCGCTTCAAGATATCATGCGTGCTGTTGAGGGAGAGCCTTATGCGGATGTATTGTCCATGATGCTTCTCCGATCCATGCAACAAGCTCGCTATTCAGAGCACAATCACGGTCACTATGGTCTTGCTGCTGATTATTACACTCACTTTACCAGTCCTATTCGCCGTTATCCAGACCTCCTTGTCCATCGAATGATTCGGGACTATGGCCGTTCTAAAGAAATAGCAGAGCATTTTGAGCAAGTGATTCCAGAGATTGCGACCCAGTCTTCCAACCGTGAGCGTCGTGCCATCGAGGCGGAGCGTGAAGTCGAAGCCATGAAAAAGGCTGAGTACATGGAAGAATACGTGGGTGAAGAGTATGATGCGGTTGTATCCAGCATCGTCAAATTCGGTCTCTTTGTTGAATTGCCAAATACAGTTGAAGGCTTGATTCACATTACCAATCTACCTGAATTTTATCATTTCAATGAGCGAGATTTGACACTCCGTGGGGAGAAATCAGGCACAACCTTCCGTGTAGGACAGCAGATTCGCATTCGGGTTGAAAGAGCGGATAAGATGACAGGTGAGATTGATTTCTCCTATATCCCAAGTGAGTTTGATGTTATCGAAAAAGGCTTGAAACAAGCTGGGCGCAAAGACAGAAGTCGTGGTTCAAGTCGTCGTTCGGATAAGAAGGAAGACAAGAGAAAATCAGGGCGCTTAAATGATAAGCACAAGCATTCACAAAAAGACAAGAAGAAAAAAGGCAAGAAACCTTTTTACAAAGAAGTAGCTAAGAAAGGAGCCAAGCATGGCAAAGGGCGAGGGAAAGGTCGTCGCACAAAATAAAAAGGCGCACCACGACTATACAATCGTAGATACGCTAGAGGCAGGAATGGTCCTGACAGGAACGGAAATCAAGAGCGTTCGAGCTGCTCGAATCAATCTCAAGGACGGCTTTGCCCAAGTAAAAAATGGGGAAGTCTGGCTGAGCAATGTTCATATCGCCCCTTACGAAGAGGGTAATATCTGGAACCAGGAACCTGAACGCCGTCGTAAACTCTTGCTCCATAAGAAGCAAATTCAAAAATTGGAACAAGAGACCAAAGGAACAGGAATGACCCTTGTTCCCCTTAAAGTCTATATCAAAGATGGCTACGCCAAGCTTCTTTTAGGACTTGCTAAAGGGCAACATGACTATGATAAACGGGAGTCTATCAAGCGACGTGAACAAAACCGCGACATCGCGCGTGTGATGAAAGCTGTCAACCAGCGTTAAGAAGAGGAAGTAAAATGGAAAAATTAATTGCCTATAAACGGATGCCCTTGTGGAATAAACAGACCATGCCTGAAGCAGTTCAGCAAAAGCACAATACTAAGGTCGGCACTTGGGGAAAAATTACTGTCTTAAAGGGGGCACTCAAGTTTATTGAGCTGACTGAAGATGGTGAGGTTCTAGCTGAGCACCTCTTTGAGGCAGGAGCTGATAATCCCATGGCGCAACCACAAGCCTGGCACCGAGTGGAGGCTGCGACAGACGATGTAGAGTGGTACTTGGAATTTTATTGTAAACCTGAGGATTATTTCCCTAAGAAATACCAGACCAATCCAGTCCATTCAGAGGTCCTAGAGGCTATGCAGACGGTGAAACCAGGAAGAGCCTTGGATTTGGGTTGTGGTCAGGGGCGTAACTCTCTCTTTCTCGCACAGAATGGTTTTGATGTGACAGCTGTGGATCAAAATGAATTGTCCCTTGAAATCTTGCAAAGCATCGTAGAGCAAGAGGATTTAGACATGCCTGTCGGACTATACGATATCAATTCAGCCAGCATTAGCCAAGACTATGATTTTATCGTATCGACAGTTGTTCTGATGTTCCTACAAGCGGACCGTATTCCAGCTATTATCCAAAATATGCAGGAGCACACCACAGTCGGTGGCTACAATCTCATCGTCTGTGCCATGGACACGGAGGATTATCCTTGCTCGGTTAACTTCCCATTCACCTTTAAAGAAGGGGAACTGGCGGACTACTACAAGGATTGGGAATTGGTCAAATATAATGAAAACCCAGGACATCTGCACCGTCGTGATGAAAATGGTAATCGCATTCAACTACGCTTTGCGACTATGCTAGCCAAGAAAATCAAGTAAATCAAGTAAATCAAACCTATACCAGCGAATAGAAACCACTTTGCAAGGTTTCTATTCGTTTTTGTTTGCGTTGGTTGATTGGGGTGAGCAGGATTTTATGCTATACTAGAAGTAGGAAATCTGAGCAGTAGAAGTGTGTTACTGTCTATCTCAGCGCAAGAAAGTCTTTATGATGGAGGTGATCAAATGACGAGTCTTTTGGTGGAGCTATATGATCGGCATGTATTGGAAAAGAATGTCTACCAAGCCTTTATCAGTGATTGTGATGAGATTCTTTTTCTATCTTTGACGAAAATAAGCAATGAAGAGAAGCTCTCTCTCCGTCAGTTTATCATGGAAGAGGTACCTCATATCCAACGAGTGACCTTTCGTCAGTTATCCTTAGAACAACTAGCAAACCAGTTAGATTATTGTCTAGCAGGCTATGACCAGGTTCTTCTTGATGTTTTTGGTGGGGATTCGCTCCTAGCCTTATCTCTCTATCAATACGGCTTGGATCGCCACCTCCCCATCGTTGCCATGGATGTCGAGCGGGGAAAACAATACAAGTGGGTAGCCGGTCAGTTAGAAAAAGAAGACATGGACATTCCAACCCTAAGCATCCAACAGTTGATAGCCTTGCGTGGTGGAAAAATGCTCAAATCAAAACGCCCTATCCACTCAGCTCAGCAAATTGCAGCCATCAAAAAGCTAGCCAGCTCTGCCATTGCCAATCCTGCCCACTGGTATCAAGTGACCCAATTTTTCTCTCTAGCTAAGACCAATGACCTGCATGCTGAGACAGAAAAGATACTGGAAAACAATGGCAGGTATTATCACTATCCAAAATCCCTTATTCCTTTACTTGTGGAAGCAGGGATGCTTTGTATTGAAAGTGAGGACAAAAAACGAGTAGCCTACAGCTTTCCAAGTCAAGAGGCTCAAGTCTTTTGCCGCAATAAGGGACATATTTTAGAGGTATATCTCTATCTCTTGGCGCTTGAATCTCAGCTGTTTGATGAGTGCATGATAGGTGGTGAGATTGATTGGAATGGTATCTTTCCAGAGGCAGACAATGTTCAAAATGAGATTGATGTCATTTTGAGAAAGGGACGCTCGATTACCTTTATCTCTTGCAAGATGACAGATTTATCTGTTGAAGCCATCAATGAACTAGAAGTCTATGCCAATCATTTTGCTGGGGAGAGTTGCCTCAAGTTAATTGTCTGTACGGGGAAAATCAATCCTGCTTATGCCAATCGCTGCCAGGAATACGGCGTGCTGGTCATTAGAAGTGAGCAGATTCCTAATCTCATTCCCATGCTGAAAAAATACTCTAAGAGACAAAAGAGATAAGAAATAATATCATGAAAGGCTGGATTCCAGTCTTTTTTACTTCTTTTTCGAATAAATGAGAAAAGGAGGTAGCCCATGTTTGTAGCCAGAGATGCCAAGGGGAATTTGGTGAATGCCCTTGAAAAAGATGTGACCAAGCAAGCTTATACTTGTCCAGCCTGTGGGGGCGGACTACGATTACGTCAAGGACAGAGTATTCGAACGCACTTTGCCCATGAAAGGTTAAGAGATTGTATTGCCATTTTTGAAAATGAAAGTCCAGAACACTTAGGCAACAAAGAGGCCCTTTATCATTGGGCCAAGAAGGACAATCAGGTCGCCTTAGAATATAGTCTGCCCGAGATTCAGCAGATAGCAGATGTTCTCGTCAATGAGAAACTAGCTCTGGAGGTTCAGTGCAGTCCCTTGTCTCAAAAGCTTTTAGGCGATAGAAGTCAAGGATACCGCAGCCAGGGCTATCAGGTTATCTGGCTACTGGGAGAAAAACTCTGGTTAAAAGAGCGATTAACACAATTGCAAAGGGGATTTCTCTATTTTAGTCAAAATATGGGATTTTATGTTTGGGAACTGGATATCAAAAAGCAAGTTTTGAGACTCAAATATCTTTTGCATCAGGACCTACGTGGCAAGCTTCATTTTCAGGTCAAGGAATTTCCCTATGGCCAAGGAAATCTCTTGGAAATTCTACGATTTCCTTATCAAAAACAAAAACTGCCTCGTTTTGCTGTTGTGCAAGATTCAACTATCTGTCACTACATTCGCCAGCAGTTGTACTATCAAACGCCCTACTGGATGAAGAAGCAGGAGGAAGCTTATTATCAAGGAGACAATCTATTAAAGCATCAACTGGACGACTGGTATCCCCAGGTCAGACCGATAGAATCGGGTGATTTTTTGCAGATTGAAACGGATTTGGATAGCTATTATAGAAATTTTCAGGCTTACTATCAAAAAAATCCGAAAAATAATCGCCAAAAGCTCTATCCACCAGCCTTTTATCACTTATATTTCTCAAAAAATGTGGTAAAATAGAAAGGATGGAGGAATCTTATGGTATTACAACGACATGAAATAAATGAAAAAGATACATGGGATCTTTCGACAATCTACCCAACAGACCAGGCTTGGGAAGAAGCCTTGAAAGATTTAACTGAAAAAGTACAAACAGCATCCCAGTATGAGGGACATCTCTTGGACAGCGCAGACAGTTTGCTTGAGATCACAGAATTCTCACTCGACTTGGAACGCCAAGTTGAAAAACTTTATGTCTATGCGCATATGAAAAATGACCAGGACACGCGTGAAGCCAAGTATCAAGAGTACTATGCTAAGGCAATGACCCTATACAGTCAGTTAGAACAAGCCTTTTCATTCTATGAACCTGAGTTTATGGAGATTAGGGAAGAGCAGTATGCGGCCTTCCTAGAAGCTCAACCAAAACTCCAAGTTTACAAACACTTTTTTGACAAGCTCTTGCAAAAGAAAGACCATGTTCTTTCACAACGTGAGGAAGAATTACTTGCTGGAGCAGGAGAAATCTTTGGCGCTGCTAGTGAAACTTTCGCTATTTTGGACAATGCGGATATTAGCTTCCCATACGTGCTTGATGACGAAGGTAAGGAAGTGCAACTCTCACACGGTACTTACATCCGTTTGATGGAGTCTAAAAACCGTGAAGTGCGTCGTGGTGCCTATGAAGCCCTTTATGCGACATATGAGCAATTCCAACACACTTATGCGAAGACCTTGCAGACAAATGTTAAGGTGCAAAACTACCGAGCAAAAGTTCGCAACTATAAGAGTGCTCGCCATGCAGCCCTCGCAGCAAATTTTGTTCCAGAAAGTGTCTATGACAATTTGGTAGCAGCAGTTCGCAAGCATTTGCCACTTTTGCATCGTTACCTCGAGCTTCGTTCAAAAATCTTGGGTATTTCTGATCTCAAGATGTACGATGTCTACACACCACTATCTTCAGTAGAATACAGCTTTACCTACGAAGAAGCCTTGAAGAAAGCAGAAGAGGCCTTGGCAGTCTTGGGTGACGACTACTTGAGCCGTGTCAAACGTGCCTTTAGCGAGCGTTGGATTGATGTCTATGAAAACCAAGGCAAACGTTCTGGTGCCTACTCTGGTGGTTCTTATGATACCAATGCCTTCATGCTTCTCAACTGGCAGGACAATTTAGACAATCTCTTTACCCTTGTCCATGAAACAGGTCACAGTATGCACTCTAGCTATACTCGTGAAACCCAACCTTATGTTTACGGAGATTACTCTATCTTCTTGGCTGAGATTGCCTCAACGACCAACGAAAACATCTTGACTGAGAAATTATTGGAAGAAGTAGAAGACGATGCAACTCGCTTTGCTATCCTCAATAACTTCTTGGACGGCTTCCGTGGAACAGTCTTCCGTCAAACTCAATTCGCTGAGTTTGAACATGCCATTCACCAAGCTGATCAAAACGGTGAAGTCTTGACAAGCGATTTCCTCAATAAGCTCTACGCTGACTTGAACCAAGAGTACTATGGACTCAGCAAGGAAGACAATCCTCAGATCCAATACGAGTGGGCACGCATTCCACACTTCTACTATAACTACTATGTTTATCAGTATTCAACTGGTTTTGCAGCTGCTTCAGCCTTGGCTGAGAAGATTGTCCATGGTAGTCAAGAAGACCGTGACCGCTATATCGACTACCTCAAGGCTGGTAAGTCAGACTATCCGCTCAATGTCATGAGAAAAGCGGGTGTGGATATGGAGAAGGAAGACTATCTCAACGATGCCTTTGCAGTCTTTGAACGTCGCTTGAACGAGTTTGAAGCTCTTGTTGAAAAATTGGGACTAGCTTAAGATGGTAGAGTCTTATAGTAAAAATGCCAACCATAACATGCGCCGGCCTGTCGTCAAGGAAGAAATCGTAGAACTCATGCGCCAGCGTCAAAAACAGGTGACAGGTTCTTTGAAAGAATTGGAGACCTTCGCTCGCAAGGAAAACATTCCCATTATTCCCCATGAAACGGTCGCGTATTTTCGATTTCTCATGGAGACCATACAGCCCAAGAACATTTTGGAGATTGGGACGGCAATTGGCTTTTCAGCCCTCTTGATGGCGGAACATGCGCCAGATGCCAAGATTACAACCATTGACCGTAATCCTGAGATGATTGGTTTTGCCAAGGAAAACTTTTCTCAGTTTGACAGGCGTAAGCAAATCACCCTCTTAGAGGGAGATGCAGTCGATGTTTTATCTAGTCTGACAGAAACTTATGACTTTGTCTTTATGGATTCTGCCAAGTCCAAGTATATCGTCTTTCTACCTGAAATTCTTAAACATTTGGAAGTCGGTGGAGTAGTGGTCTTGGATGACATTTTCCAAGGAGGCGATGTTGCCAAGGATATCATGGAAGTCCGCCGAGGTCAACGAACTATTTACCGTGGTTTGCAAAGACTTTTCGACGCAACGTTGGACAATCCTGGTCTAACGGCGACTCTAGTTCCGCTTGGGGACGGCATTCTCATGCTACGAAAGAATGTGAAAAATGTAACTTTACCAGAAATGGAATAAATTAAAAAATAGCACAATCCTCCTGTACCAAGTAATAGGAGGATTTTTATGTCTCAAACCACCATAAATATCGGCTATACACGCGTTTCAACGCATAAGCAAGATTTGGGCTTAGAGGTGCAAATCGAGGCTCTTAAGCACTGCGACCAGCTCTTTATCGAACGTGAATCTGGTTCAAACAATGTACGCTCAGAGCTCGAAAAGGCTCTAAAATTGGCTCAAACGCTTTCGAAAAAGGAACGCAAGTCACTTTCACCATCTACAAGCTTGATAGGCTTACGCGCTCTATGTTTAAATTGCTAGAACTGATTGAACAATTTAATGATTCGGATATTCAGCTAGTCAGTTTGCATGAAAAATTGGAAACTGACTAGCTCATTGGTAGGTTACTTTGTATGATTTTAGATTTTGTGGCAGAAAGTGAACTGGAAAATTTGCGATTTCGTACTCGTGAAGGGCTTCGTAAAGCCAATGAAAAAGGCGTCAAACTGGGTGCTAAGCGAATTTCGAAAAAGAAGGAGGGGAGAATTATTGAGCAGTATTTGGCAGGGGGAACAAGCATCAGAACAATAGCAAAAACAGAACGAATTTCGACCTCAACCATCTATAAAGTCTTGGAACGAAACAAGGTTGCCAATAATCGCAAAAAAGTTTCGCAAAATTCTTGCTAAAAACCAGACAAAATGCTACAATGAAGGCGTAAATATGTTTCGATTAACGACCGTTTTGCGAAACATTCAAAATAACAATGTGAATATTTCAGAAAATACGAATTTAACAAGGATTTGAGCCTGTGTTGGATTTGTATTTTTTTGTTTTTTAAGTGTATCGTTTAACGGTCGTTACACGATACAGTTAATTCCTTTTTCTAGTAGGGAAGAAAGGATTTTATTTTAGGAGGGTTCTATATGAGAAACCATAAGTTATTACGACTCGGTGTTGCAACCTTTGCGGTTGCGGTGTTGGGTGCAGTGCCAGCTTTTACAGTTCAGGCTGACACAAATGTGGCAGAAAAGCCAAATACAGCTTCAAAACCAGTAGAAAATGCCAAACTAAGTGATTCAGAAAAACCAGAGGTTAAACCGGCTGAGGAAGTGAAACCTGAATCTGAGTCAGAAACAAATCCAGCAGAGTCTCAACCATCTGATACTCCTGAGGGACATGCAACCTTAAATGAAGAAAAGCATCTTCCTATCCGATATGTGATTGAACTAGATTTTAAGGATATAAGGACTGGGGAGAAAGTAGAACCTACTAAAACGTTGACAGGAAATGTTAACTTTGGTGAAGATTTAACAATTGATGCTCCAACATTTGAAGGCTATAGGCTTAATAGATCTTACCCCAAAATTCTGAATATTAGTTATGATAAACTAAATTATTATGGGAAGACAGTTGGATCTAAACCTCGTCAAGTATATGATTCATTGAAATATGGGATGTTTACTCTCACCAAAGAGGGCGATACAATCATAGCACATTATCAGCTTGAATATGAGACACTTCCACTGGAAAAGCCCAATAGGAGCGAACGGACTCTTCATATTAGCTTTAGTTATACTGGAACTCCTAAAATTATGCCTGATGGTACACTCCCACCTCATCGTAAGTATCATTCTATTGATGAAGATAAACGAGATATAACAGTCACTATTAAGCCAGGTGAGAGTTTTACTTTACCTAAGGGTGATATAGATGGCTATATTTTGGAAGAGATAACGGATTCTAGACACGAAGAGGGAAGATGGGGAGCAACTACTGGTAATCATTATAAACCTGGAGAAACTGTACCTTACGAGAAATTCAACTTTTATCCTGCTGTTGTTGACGGTGTAGAAAGCGATCATATTTCAGTTAATTATAGTTATTATCGACCAGCGGGCTATATTGGATATGAAAAACCATCTCAACCTACGGAGAAACCAGCACCAAAAGCTGACGAAAATCAAGAGCCCATCAAATATCGTATCGATTATTTCGATGCAGATACGGGAGAGAGGCTATCTCGAGAAATCGGAGTTTTAAACCCTGGTGAAACTATCAATATCCATAAAAATATTGATGGCTATGAGGTAGTTACGAATCGTCGTTGGATGTCTGGTTATAATGTGGACTACCGGTTAATGGATAGATATTTTGGGTCTTTTTCTGGATATCGATACATTATTCTAGAATATAAGAAGGTAAATGCGGATGCTAAGCCTTCAGAGACACCGAAACCAGAAGTAAAACCGGAAACTAAGCCTTCAGAGACACCAAAACCAGAAGTAAAACCAGAACCAGCGCCAAAAGCTGACGAAAAACAAGAGCCCATCAACTATCTTATCGAATATTTCGATGCAGAAACGGGAGAGGAGATATCTCGAGAATATGGAGTATTAAATCCTGGTGAAACTGTTAATATCCATAAAAATATTGATGGCTATGAGGTAGTTTCGAATGATAGCTGGATGCCTGGATATAATGTGGACTACAGGATAATGAATAGATATTTTGGTGGTCAAACGTTTGAACGTTACATGTTTCTAGATTATAAGAAGGTAAAGACGGATGCTAAGCCTTCAGACACACCAAAACCAGCGCCAAAAGATGAAGAAAAGCAGGAGCCCCTCAAATATCGTATCGATTATTTCGATGCAGATACGGGAGAGAGGATATCTCGAGAAATTGGAGTTTTAAACCCAGGAGAGACCATCAATATTTATAAAGATATTGAGGGCTATGAGGTAGTTTCGTATGCTAGCTGGATGCCTGGTTATAAAGTGGACTACCGGATAATGAATACATATTTTGGTGGTACTTTGGATGACAATTACATGTATCTAAAGTATAAGAAGGTAAACGCGGATGCCAAGCCTTCAGAGACT
This genomic stretch from Streptococcus sp. 1643 harbors:
- a CDS encoding DUF1887 family protein is translated as MTSLLVELYDRHVLEKNVYQAFISDCDEILFLSLTKISNEEKLSLRQFIMEEVPHIQRVTFRQLSLEQLANQLDYCLAGYDQVLLDVFGGDSLLALSLYQYGLDRHLPIVAMDVERGKQYKWVAGQLEKEDMDIPTLSIQQLIALRGGKMLKSKRPIHSAQQIAAIKKLASSAIANPAHWYQVTQFFSLAKTNDLHAETEKILENNGRYYHYPKSLIPLLVEAGMLCIESEDKKRVAYSFPSQEAQVFCRNKGHILEVYLYLLALESQLFDECMIGGEIDWNGIFPEADNVQNEIDVILRKGRSITFISCKMTDLSVEAINELEVYANHFAGESCLKLIVCTGKINPAYANRCQEYGVLVIRSEQIPNLIPMLKKYSKRQKR
- a CDS encoding competence protein CoiA, which codes for MFVARDAKGNLVNALEKDVTKQAYTCPACGGGLRLRQGQSIRTHFAHERLRDCIAIFENESPEHLGNKEALYHWAKKDNQVALEYSLPEIQQIADVLVNEKLALEVQCSPLSQKLLGDRSQGYRSQGYQVIWLLGEKLWLKERLTQLQRGFLYFSQNMGFYVWELDIKKQVLRLKYLLHQDLRGKLHFQVKEFPYGQGNLLEILRFPYQKQKLPRFAVVQDSTICHYIRQQLYYQTPYWMKKQEEAYYQGDNLLKHQLDDWYPQVRPIESGDFLQIETDLDSYYRNFQAYYQKNPKNNRQKLYPPAFYHLYFSKNVVK
- the rnr gene encoding ribonuclease R gives rise to the protein MKDKIKEYLQEKGRVTVNDLAQALGKDGSKDFRELIKTLSLMERKHQIRFEDDGSLCLDQKKKHEITLKGIFHAHKNGFGFVSLEGEEDDLFVGKNDVNYAIDGDTVEVVIKKVADRNKGTAAEARIIDILEHSLTTVVGQIVLDQEKPKYAGYIRSKNQKISQPIYVKKPAIKLEGTEVLKVFIDKYPSKKHDFFVASVLDVVGHSTDAGIDVLEVLESMDIVSEFPEAVLKEAESVPEAPSQKDMEGRLDLRDELTFTIDGADAKDLDDAVHIKPLKNGNIELGVHIADVSYYVTEGSALDKEALNRATSVYVTDRVVPMLPERLSNGICSLNPQVDRLTQSAIMEIDKHGRVVNYTITQTVIKTSFRMTYIAVNDILAGDEEKRREFKKIVPSIELMAKLHERLGSMREKRGALNFDTNEAKILVDKKGKPVDIVLRQRGVAERMIESFMLIANETVAEHFSKLDLPFIYRIHEEPKAEKVQKFIDYASSFGLRIYGTASEISQEALQDIMRAVEGEPYADVLSMMLLRSMQQARYSEHNHGHYGLAADYYTHFTSPIRRYPDLLVHRMIRDYGRSKEIAEHFEQVIPEIATQSSNRERRAIEAEREVEAMKKAEYMEEYVGEEYDAVVSSIVKFGLFVELPNTVEGLIHITNLPEFYHFNERDLTLRGEKSGTTFRVGQQIRIRVERADKMTGEIDFSYIPSEFDVIEKGLKQAGRKDRSRGSSRRSDKKEDKRKSGRLNDKHKHSQKDKKKKGKKPFYKEVAKKGAKHGKGRGKGRRTK
- a CDS encoding recombinase family protein, whose amino-acid sequence is MYKLDRLTRSMFKLLELIEQFNDSDIQLVSLHEKLETD
- the smpB gene encoding SsrA-binding protein SmpB, whose translation is MAKGEGKVVAQNKKAHHDYTIVDTLEAGMVLTGTEIKSVRAARINLKDGFAQVKNGEVWLSNVHIAPYEEGNIWNQEPERRRKLLLHKKQIQKLEQETKGTGMTLVPLKVYIKDGYAKLLLGLAKGQHDYDKRESIKRREQNRDIARVMKAVNQR
- the tehB gene encoding SAM-dependent methyltransferase TehB — encoded protein: MEKLIAYKRMPLWNKQTMPEAVQQKHNTKVGTWGKITVLKGALKFIELTEDGEVLAEHLFEAGADNPMAQPQAWHRVEAATDDVEWYLEFYCKPEDYFPKKYQTNPVHSEVLEAMQTVKPGRALDLGCGQGRNSLFLAQNGFDVTAVDQNELSLEILQSIVEQEDLDMPVGLYDINSASISQDYDFIVSTVVLMFLQADRIPAIIQNMQEHTTVGGYNLIVCAMDTEDYPCSVNFPFTFKEGELADYYKDWELVKYNENPGHLHRRDENGNRIQLRFATMLAKKIK
- a CDS encoding recombinase family protein, translated to MSQTTINIGYTRVSTHKQDLGLEVQIEALKHCDQLFIERESGSNNVRSELEKALKLAQTLSKKERKSLSPSTSLIGLRALCLNC
- a CDS encoding O-methyltransferase gives rise to the protein MVESYSKNANHNMRRPVVKEEIVELMRQRQKQVTGSLKELETFARKENIPIIPHETVAYFRFLMETIQPKNILEIGTAIGFSALLMAEHAPDAKITTIDRNPEMIGFAKENFSQFDRRKQITLLEGDAVDVLSSLTETYDFVFMDSAKSKYIVFLPEILKHLEVGGVVVLDDIFQGGDVAKDIMEVRRGQRTIYRGLQRLFDATLDNPGLTATLVPLGDGILMLRKNVKNVTLPEME
- the pepF gene encoding oligoendopeptidase F, producing the protein MVLQRHEINEKDTWDLSTIYPTDQAWEEALKDLTEKVQTASQYEGHLLDSADSLLEITEFSLDLERQVEKLYVYAHMKNDQDTREAKYQEYYAKAMTLYSQLEQAFSFYEPEFMEIREEQYAAFLEAQPKLQVYKHFFDKLLQKKDHVLSQREEELLAGAGEIFGAASETFAILDNADISFPYVLDDEGKEVQLSHGTYIRLMESKNREVRRGAYEALYATYEQFQHTYAKTLQTNVKVQNYRAKVRNYKSARHAALAANFVPESVYDNLVAAVRKHLPLLHRYLELRSKILGISDLKMYDVYTPLSSVEYSFTYEEALKKAEEALAVLGDDYLSRVKRAFSERWIDVYENQGKRSGAYSGGSYDTNAFMLLNWQDNLDNLFTLVHETGHSMHSSYTRETQPYVYGDYSIFLAEIASTTNENILTEKLLEEVEDDATRFAILNNFLDGFRGTVFRQTQFAEFEHAIHQADQNGEVLTSDFLNKLYADLNQEYYGLSKEDNPQIQYEWARIPHFYYNYYVYQYSTGFAAASALAEKIVHGSQEDRDRYIDYLKAGKSDYPLNVMRKAGVDMEKEDYLNDAFAVFERRLNEFEALVEKLGLA